From the Nonlabens marinus S1-08 genome, one window contains:
- a CDS encoding Eco57I restriction-modification methylase domain-containing protein, giving the protein MALFQTSVLKSHLALLNEAAVDKAYKKYQKYFWNTTIQENIKSAKEEQYQATFLNELFVNILGYTLFPNPNSNLTTEFKNEKNARKADGAILKDGTAIGVIELKGTNTKDLESIRRQAFDYKANQKGCVYVVTSNFEKLRFYINDATEFEEFDLFTLSRKRFNLLYLCLHLDKVLNNTPLKIKEASIVEEEEITKAFYKDYSIFKRELYRDLVKRNSKTVKDKLATTERDEDITRLEKNVKLTLFQKSQKLIDRFLFIFFAEDRMLLPSNSTLQILNKWKDDWDFGDERPLYGLFKQYFNFLDIGRKGTEKRAEIYAYNGGLFKPDAILDALEIDNDLLYKYTLKLSNYDFESQVDVNILGHIFENSLNEIESVNAEIEGGDFDKQTSKRKKDGVFYTPKYVTKYIVENTVGKLCDEKKQELGFDEEQYFKGRKNRNKTTIEKLVSILDTYREWLLQITICDPACGSGAFLNQALDFLIKEHNYIDELKVRVLGGGLQFPDIENTILENNIYGVDLNEESVEIAKLSLWLRTAQPRRKLNDLSSNIKCGNSLIDNKSVAGDKAFKWETAFAKVFENGGFDVIIGNPPYVVYIKSIFGQPTLDYINKHYKYAEYNPNTYALFTDLALNTLLKTDGYLGFIIPNSWMDGQYFSKMRQDVYNKLIKEIVYLKNTAFDEVVETVVIHIRNSDTIPSTIKLTTDIKENIYGSATFEKDRFTSGYNPFIYSSNPLLEKLDNGFEKLKDHAIVYRGLETRNNKLWLSEDKKDENHLPILLGRDVNRYDIEYTGTYVNFIQSEMKSNANLDMYLQPKILMRRTGSSIIATKDEDNMMVLKNSYLIIPDEIYKLDQLLAQLNSSLFGFYHKSMTSAENKAFAQFKGTYILDFPIKFDKAIDFSKPVNNTIRYNASLTKLKSNFKSYFSGQYSLLKITRILEYWYELDFTKFIKELNKAIKVTNKLRAEESLNPIATLTKKDEFEWMELFEDNKKKAQELQDQIAVTEKEIDQKVYELYGLTEDEIAIVENS; this is encoded by the coding sequence ATGGCATTATTTCAAACATCTGTACTTAAATCACATCTCGCTTTGCTTAATGAAGCAGCGGTAGATAAAGCATATAAAAAATATCAAAAGTACTTCTGGAATACGACGATACAGGAGAATATTAAAAGTGCAAAGGAAGAACAGTATCAAGCAACGTTTCTAAACGAATTGTTTGTAAATATTCTGGGCTATACACTATTCCCAAACCCTAATTCTAACCTAACCACCGAGTTTAAGAATGAGAAAAACGCTCGTAAGGCAGATGGCGCAATTCTTAAAGACGGTACAGCAATAGGAGTTATAGAGTTAAAAGGAACAAATACAAAGGACTTGGAGAGCATTAGGCGGCAGGCATTTGATTATAAGGCTAATCAAAAAGGCTGTGTGTATGTAGTAACATCCAACTTTGAAAAGCTGCGCTTTTACATCAATGATGCTACAGAGTTTGAAGAATTTGATTTGTTTACGCTTTCGCGGAAGCGGTTTAACCTACTCTATTTGTGCTTACATCTGGATAAGGTACTTAACAATACACCGCTAAAGATTAAAGAAGCATCTATTGTTGAAGAAGAAGAAATTACCAAAGCATTCTATAAGGACTATTCTATTTTTAAACGAGAGCTGTATCGTGATCTGGTTAAGCGCAACTCAAAGACGGTAAAGGATAAGCTCGCCACAACTGAACGTGATGAAGACATAACCAGATTAGAGAAAAATGTCAAACTAACGCTGTTTCAAAAATCTCAAAAACTCATAGATCGTTTTCTATTTATCTTCTTTGCGGAAGATAGAATGTTACTGCCTTCCAACTCTACCTTACAGATCTTAAACAAATGGAAAGATGATTGGGATTTTGGCGATGAACGTCCATTATATGGTCTTTTTAAGCAGTATTTCAACTTTCTGGATATAGGGCGCAAGGGGACAGAAAAACGTGCGGAAATCTATGCCTATAACGGTGGTTTATTTAAACCAGATGCCATACTCGATGCACTAGAAATAGATAACGACCTATTATATAAATACACACTTAAATTATCCAATTACGATTTTGAAAGTCAAGTAGATGTAAATATACTGGGACACATTTTTGAAAACTCACTCAATGAAATCGAGAGCGTTAACGCAGAGATTGAAGGTGGCGATTTTGATAAACAGACCAGTAAGCGTAAAAAGGATGGTGTATTCTACACGCCTAAATATGTTACCAAATACATAGTAGAAAATACCGTAGGCAAGCTATGTGATGAGAAGAAACAAGAACTTGGTTTTGATGAAGAACAATACTTTAAGGGGCGTAAAAACCGTAATAAAACAACCATTGAAAAATTAGTTAGTATTCTCGACACCTATCGTGAATGGTTGCTGCAAATTACAATTTGTGACCCTGCCTGTGGTTCTGGAGCATTCTTAAACCAGGCACTTGATTTTCTTATAAAGGAACACAATTATATAGACGAGCTTAAAGTACGTGTATTAGGTGGTGGTTTACAATTTCCTGATATTGAAAACACTATATTGGAGAACAACATTTACGGTGTAGATCTAAATGAAGAGAGTGTGGAGATAGCAAAGCTATCCTTATGGTTGCGCACCGCACAACCACGACGTAAACTCAATGATTTAAGCAGTAATATTAAATGTGGCAATAGCCTTATAGATAATAAAAGTGTTGCTGGAGATAAAGCTTTTAAATGGGAAACCGCTTTCGCGAAAGTGTTTGAAAATGGTGGTTTTGATGTGATTATAGGTAATCCACCTTACGTAGTTTATATAAAATCTATTTTCGGGCAGCCTACATTAGATTATATAAACAAGCATTATAAATATGCGGAGTATAATCCAAACACATATGCCCTATTTACAGATTTAGCTTTAAATACTCTTTTAAAAACCGATGGTTATTTAGGGTTTATTATTCCTAATAGCTGGATGGACGGTCAATATTTTTCCAAAATGCGGCAAGATGTTTATAACAAATTAATTAAAGAAATAGTTTATTTAAAAAATACTGCTTTTGATGAAGTTGTTGAAACAGTAGTAATTCACATAAGAAATAGTGACACTATTCCAAGTACAATAAAACTTACAACTGATATTAAAGAGAATATTTACGGTTCTGCAACTTTCGAAAAAGATCGTTTTACCAGTGGCTATAATCCATTTATATACTCTTCAAATCCTCTATTGGAAAAATTGGATAATGGTTTTGAAAAATTAAAAGATCACGCGATTGTCTATCGTGGTTTAGAGACACGGAATAATAAATTGTGGTTATCAGAAGACAAAAAAGATGAAAATCATTTACCAATACTTTTAGGTAGGGATGTTAATAGGTATGACATAGAATATACAGGAACGTACGTAAACTTCATACAAAGTGAAATGAAAAGTAATGCTAATCTTGATATGTATTTACAACCAAAGATACTTATGCGTCGTACGGGCTCGTCAATTATTGCTACCAAGGACGAAGATAATATGATGGTATTGAAAAACTCTTATTTGATTATTCCTGATGAGATATATAAATTAGACCAGTTGTTGGCACAACTTAATTCATCTTTATTTGGGTTTTACCACAAATCAATGACAAGTGCTGAAAACAAAGCATTTGCCCAATTTAAAGGAACATATATATTAGATTTTCCAATAAAATTTGATAAGGCGATAGACTTCTCAAAGCCTGTTAATAACACAATCAGGTATAACGCAAGCCTGACAAAACTTAAATCAAATTTCAAGTCATATTTCTCTGGTCAATACAGCCTTTTAAAAATCACAAGAATTCTTGAATATTGGTATGAGCTTGATTTTACGAAATTTATTAAAGAACTTAACAAGGCCATAAAAGTTACCAACAAATTAAGAGCAGAAGAAAGCCTTAACCCTATCGCTACGCTTACCAAAAAAGATGAGTTTGAATGGATGGAACTCTTTGAAGATAACAAGAAAAAAGCGCAAGAGCTTCAAGATCAAATAGCCGTCACAGAAAAAGAAATTGATCAAAAGGTTTATGAGTTGTATGGTCTCACAGAAGATGAAATTGCAATTGTTGAAAATAGTTAA
- a CDS encoding helix-turn-helix domain-containing protein — MDDNIIEQLDRIEKMLQQQQALQKTVLNFNETCAFLELSQSHLYKLTSTGAIPHYKPNGKKIYFHREELDQWLLRNRMDTQDEIEQQAADYLINKGRVQL, encoded by the coding sequence ATGGACGATAACATTATTGAACAATTAGACCGCATCGAAAAGATGCTGCAACAGCAACAGGCGTTGCAAAAAACGGTATTGAATTTTAACGAGACTTGTGCTTTTTTAGAACTATCTCAATCGCATCTGTACAAACTAACGAGTACAGGAGCCATACCACATTACAAACCCAACGGAAAGAAAATCTATTTCCACAGGGAAGAACTTGACCAATGGTTGCTACGCAACCGTATGGACACGCAGGACGAGATCGAACAGCAAGCTGCCGATTACCTAATCAATAAAGGAAGGGTACAGCTATGA
- a CDS encoding BT4734/BF3469 family protein gives MVSRAAILDKTHYGLNIYAYVIRQYYPGTTVLSLSGRDCGITRNPFNDDKETLSVCIQAGVAIHSDIEIPTFKGDVFEFAAKYFKTENEDDLLIRICDALHLNIQVKDDEDPLAWLNDEDDTWYTDISFFKAPIRNVFPSETLRLHNIHKLITSEKYKSVTTELRAITDPKTKRKFKANNLDYVTFSGVFERRNDNNLVKHSNLITIDFDHLDNLEKTRQLLLADKAFDTELLFASPSGDGLKWVVRVDLEQATHAQYFQAITNYLQHTYNIEVDASGKDISRACFLCHDPNAFLHKRHRAL, from the coding sequence ATGGTAAGTAGAGCTGCAATTTTAGATAAGACACATTACGGGCTAAATATTTACGCCTATGTGATACGACAGTACTATCCCGGCACAACCGTCCTTTCCCTTTCGGGAAGGGATTGCGGGATAACGAGAAATCCTTTTAATGACGATAAGGAAACGCTTTCAGTTTGCATTCAAGCTGGTGTAGCAATACATTCAGATATAGAAATTCCCACTTTTAAGGGAGATGTTTTTGAATTTGCGGCAAAGTATTTTAAAACTGAAAATGAAGATGATTTACTGATACGTATTTGCGATGCTTTGCATCTTAATATCCAAGTAAAAGATGATGAAGATCCACTTGCGTGGCTCAATGATGAAGATGATACTTGGTACACAGATATAAGTTTTTTTAAAGCACCTATCCGTAACGTATTTCCTTCGGAAACGCTACGGTTACATAATATACACAAGCTTATCACAAGTGAAAAGTATAAAAGTGTGACTACTGAATTAAGAGCAATAACAGACCCTAAAACCAAACGTAAATTCAAAGCAAACAATTTGGATTACGTCACATTTTCGGGAGTTTTTGAAAGGAGAAACGACAACAATCTGGTTAAGCATTCTAACCTCATCACGATTGACTTCGACCATCTGGACAACTTGGAAAAAACAAGGCAGTTATTATTAGCCGACAAAGCATTTGACACAGAACTTTTATTTGCATCCCCATCGGGCGATGGCCTTAAATGGGTTGTTCGCGTTGATCTTGAACAGGCAACACACGCACAGTATTTTCAGGCAATTACAAATTATTTACAACATACATACAACATAGAAGTAGATGCATCTGGTAAGGATATTTCCCGGGCTTGTTTTTTATGCCACGACCCTAATGCATTTCTTCATAAAAGACATAGAGCACTATGA
- a CDS encoding DUF3800 domain-containing protein, protein MNKIYFDEAGNTGQDMLNKDQKVFVLASVNYDATAQNEIKSLFNVDGEIHFKQLKNSGNGRRKILNFLNSPWIKEDHIILYYANKEFATCGQIVNLLIETVFHHNGYDLYLHGRHIAYTNWIFYFGNFYWNKHLFNIFLEAFVAMIRNKDTLSINNFYTITKELYNQIDEKEILEPVLKSKNHIDEVLSAVDQFSIDVTFSTFLVLCDKWAKQIGNTIDVRFDQSKQIEHYNRYIEKTLELIPKTEKTIEIGYDNRTMSFPHQISSVELVNSQDEMGVQCADLIASSLAFAYNNEEGRMEKFSKQIKESKLFQLSNAQSLWPTDDVSPEALGMEKGEGVNPLDFLVRNFPQAFKD, encoded by the coding sequence ATGAATAAGATTTACTTTGATGAAGCAGGTAACACTGGGCAAGATATGTTAAATAAAGATCAGAAAGTTTTTGTTTTAGCTTCTGTCAATTATGATGCAACTGCACAAAATGAAATAAAATCGCTTTTCAATGTAGATGGCGAAATCCATTTTAAACAATTAAAAAATAGTGGTAATGGTAGAAGAAAGATTTTAAATTTTTTAAACAGCCCTTGGATCAAAGAAGATCATATTATCTTATACTATGCAAACAAGGAGTTTGCTACTTGTGGCCAAATTGTTAATCTACTTATTGAAACCGTATTTCATCATAATGGATATGACTTATACCTTCACGGTCGCCACATAGCTTATACAAATTGGATATTCTACTTTGGTAATTTCTATTGGAATAAACATTTATTCAACATATTTCTCGAAGCATTTGTTGCGATGATTAGAAATAAGGACACTTTATCAATCAATAATTTTTACACTATAACTAAAGAATTGTATAATCAAATTGATGAAAAGGAAATTCTTGAACCTGTTTTAAAAAGTAAAAATCATATTGATGAAGTATTGAGTGCAGTTGATCAATTCTCTATAGATGTTACGTTTTCAACTTTTTTGGTACTCTGTGATAAATGGGCGAAGCAAATCGGCAATACAATTGACGTAAGGTTTGATCAGTCAAAGCAGATTGAACATTACAATAGATACATAGAAAAAACGCTTGAATTAATCCCCAAGACTGAAAAGACTATTGAAATAGGTTACGATAATCGTACTATGAGTTTTCCTCATCAAATTTCTTCTGTAGAGTTAGTGAACTCTCAAGATGAGATGGGTGTACAATGTGCTGATTTAATAGCCAGTTCCCTGGCATTCGCTTATAATAATGAAGAAGGTAGAATGGAAAAGTTTTCAAAACAAATCAAAGAAAGTAAATTGTTCCAATTATCAAATGCACAAAGTCTTTGGCCCACAGATGATGTTTCGCCTGAAGCGTTAGGGATGGAGAAAGGGGAAGGTGTTAATCCTCTTGATTTTTTAGTTCGAAATTTTCCACAAGCTTTTAAAGATTAG
- a CDS encoding DUF3800 domain-containing protein: MEEKVYIYGDEFGTSSMNLQAQNEVSHFVYSAIVVSESNLNKAYEVRDYISKNFFQGQKIRSKSRAVKKIDKRLKALQYLSNNLDFKIYTVVVDKSKIDSAGLQIKEVFYKYFQKIFASNIISDYQNFEIYVDELISEEYKQEMYSYLNKNLSIQSLFSNYKMVDDKNEVLVQLADLVAGSLGRVFAHSHYVKEASDIVDVLIGKMTPPEYFPYRYQVPTTSKSTNSSSILVTRFVINDVILYINQNSKLDPKVDLLKFLYFCFRINPNQFVDVHSIQGSLSRLHKNITVEQIRTLIRDLRYDGILVVTAAGRSGYKLAKDENDISAYFNHYLNYVKPMLRKMEVASNKLKKLDVDNHLMDSQKFLLLKQLINVSEKF; encoded by the coding sequence ATGGAAGAAAAAGTATATATCTACGGCGACGAGTTCGGTACAAGTTCAATGAACTTACAGGCACAAAACGAAGTTTCACATTTTGTGTATTCTGCAATTGTAGTTTCAGAGAGTAATCTCAATAAAGCATATGAAGTAAGAGATTATATTTCCAAGAATTTCTTTCAAGGCCAAAAAATAAGATCTAAATCAAGAGCGGTTAAAAAAATTGATAAACGCCTTAAAGCACTGCAATATTTAAGCAATAATCTTGACTTTAAGATATATACTGTTGTCGTAGATAAATCCAAAATTGACAGTGCGGGTTTACAAATAAAGGAAGTTTTCTATAAGTACTTCCAAAAGATATTTGCTTCTAACATCATTTCAGATTATCAGAATTTTGAGATATATGTTGACGAACTCATTTCTGAAGAATACAAGCAAGAAATGTATTCATATTTGAATAAAAATTTAAGTATCCAATCATTGTTCAGCAACTACAAAATGGTTGATGATAAAAATGAAGTATTGGTTCAGTTAGCCGATTTAGTGGCTGGTTCTTTGGGAAGAGTATTTGCACATTCACATTACGTTAAAGAAGCGTCGGATATTGTTGATGTTCTAATAGGTAAAATGACGCCACCAGAATATTTCCCATATCGTTACCAAGTACCTACTACAAGTAAATCCACTAACAGTTCCTCTATATTGGTCACACGGTTTGTAATTAATGATGTAATACTATATATCAATCAAAATTCTAAATTAGACCCTAAAGTAGATTTATTGAAGTTTCTTTATTTCTGTTTCAGAATTAACCCCAATCAATTTGTCGATGTACACTCAATTCAAGGTAGTTTATCAAGGCTTCATAAAAACATTACCGTTGAACAAATAAGAACTTTGATAAGAGATTTGCGATACGATGGCATTTTGGTAGTAACAGCAGCTGGGCGTAGTGGCTACAAGTTAGCAAAAGATGAAAATGATATAAGTGCATATTTTAATCATTATTTAAATTACGTAAAACCGATGCTTCGCAAAATGGAAGTGGCAAGTAATAAGTTAAAGAAACTTGATGTAGATAATCATTTAATGGATAGTCAAAAATTTCTTTTGCTTAAACAGTTAATAAACGTGAGTGAAAAGTTTTAA
- a CDS encoding Piwi domain-containing protein, with protein sequence MDFGTHIRNIREEKQLLLRQLAAAVDMDVAYLSKIERGNREARKEQVIAFAKALEQDENELLMLWMADKIFNTISDEQDGLKILNYAKEKAKNLKSMTESLFYNALTFDVPTGPITMYFSKEKHDRNRKLFRNKFPSNIEDIFPGITTDGTDTIYTSFYFPDDNYKALDIVLKDQNSDFLKDYYNFTIKRFFRKKGKVVKRNFVKDNQLWLRDRDYSNPTFARYDKFTFKFQFKELSDYGELIIAYDGKSKIIKEPVSELVKKVSAKNFSGIIHNATYHKYEYIRDEDDIDYTKSYAILNAELNSELGFEAEVFKPENKYIEFKEKIDFLCSKYVFKEDFKKEVPINNEDFLPVDSSSVGYVSDECNDLQFKNGIGRVPKFDFKKYKPYKSTPYKNIHLFFILHESFAEEAVKLESYLNKQHSWFKGLLDFTGILYHVEKGFSIVFKDLDNPMPEISNGIKNLDLDPEITYAAIYLSPFSKFEPNLAKREVYYQVKKELLQRRIISQVIDYKKLESKIDNFVYELTNISLALLAKLDGIPWQLTVQPKRELVIGVGAFKNVREDVQYVASAFSFQNNGKFNGFEYSAKSDTAQLAGAISDAIDKFVKVENNPDKVVIHFYKEMNDKELKPILKMMNMLKMECPLYIVNINKTKSEDLIAFDENWQGKLMPKSGTFIKIAKKEYKYLLFNNARYPGVEKYPHYEGYPFPVKLRITSPDEKAMNDTAMIRKLIEQVYQFSRLYWKSLRQQNVPVTIKYPEMVAEIAPHFGKDMPPYGKEKLWFL encoded by the coding sequence ATGGATTTTGGAACACACATCAGAAATATACGTGAAGAAAAGCAGTTGCTTTTACGACAGCTTGCGGCAGCGGTGGATATGGATGTGGCTTATTTAAGTAAAATAGAACGCGGTAATCGTGAAGCTCGTAAAGAGCAGGTTATTGCTTTCGCTAAAGCACTGGAACAGGATGAAAATGAATTATTAATGCTTTGGATGGCAGACAAAATATTCAATACAATAAGTGATGAACAGGATGGTCTAAAAATTCTAAATTACGCCAAGGAAAAAGCAAAAAACCTTAAATCAATGACAGAAAGTTTATTCTATAATGCGCTGACCTTTGATGTGCCAACAGGGCCTATTACGATGTATTTTTCGAAAGAGAAACACGATCGTAATCGTAAACTTTTCCGCAATAAGTTCCCTTCAAATATCGAAGATATATTCCCTGGTATCACCACTGATGGAACCGACACGATTTACACTTCTTTTTACTTTCCAGATGATAACTATAAAGCTCTTGACATTGTTCTAAAAGACCAGAATTCTGACTTTTTAAAGGACTACTATAACTTCACTATCAAGCGTTTCTTTAGAAAAAAGGGTAAGGTGGTTAAAAGAAATTTTGTCAAGGATAACCAACTGTGGCTACGAGATCGAGATTACTCTAATCCAACGTTTGCGCGCTATGACAAGTTCACATTCAAATTTCAATTTAAAGAGTTGAGTGATTATGGAGAATTAATAATTGCTTATGATGGAAAGAGCAAGATAATTAAAGAACCTGTTTCGGAATTGGTCAAAAAAGTGTCTGCCAAGAATTTCAGCGGAATAATTCACAACGCCACATATCACAAATATGAATATATAAGGGATGAAGATGATATCGACTATACAAAATCCTATGCCATATTAAATGCAGAGTTAAATAGTGAATTGGGTTTTGAAGCAGAAGTGTTCAAGCCAGAGAACAAATACATAGAGTTCAAGGAAAAAATTGATTTCCTGTGTAGTAAATATGTCTTTAAAGAAGATTTCAAAAAAGAAGTTCCCATCAATAATGAAGATTTCCTTCCAGTAGATAGCAGTTCAGTAGGATATGTAAGTGATGAGTGTAACGATCTACAATTTAAAAATGGTATTGGGCGTGTTCCTAAATTTGACTTTAAAAAGTACAAACCATATAAATCTACCCCTTATAAAAACATTCATTTGTTCTTCATTCTACACGAAAGCTTTGCAGAAGAAGCCGTAAAGCTTGAAAGCTATCTCAATAAACAACACAGCTGGTTTAAGGGTTTGCTGGACTTTACAGGTATTCTGTATCACGTAGAAAAAGGCTTTAGTATAGTTTTTAAAGATTTGGATAACCCTATGCCCGAAATATCAAACGGCATTAAAAACCTTGATCTTGATCCCGAGATTACGTATGCGGCAATTTATTTAAGTCCATTTAGCAAATTTGAGCCTAATCTCGCAAAGCGTGAAGTTTATTACCAAGTAAAGAAAGAACTCTTACAACGCCGTATCATTTCACAAGTGATAGACTATAAAAAGCTGGAAAGTAAGATTGATAATTTTGTGTACGAGTTGACTAACATTTCATTAGCACTACTCGCAAAGCTCGACGGCATACCTTGGCAACTTACTGTACAACCTAAACGAGAATTGGTAATAGGTGTAGGTGCATTTAAAAACGTGAGAGAAGATGTTCAATATGTGGCCAGTGCCTTTAGTTTTCAAAACAATGGAAAATTTAATGGGTTTGAGTATTCTGCAAAATCTGACACAGCACAATTGGCAGGAGCTATAAGTGATGCCATAGATAAATTTGTAAAGGTTGAAAACAATCCTGATAAGGTAGTCATACATTTTTACAAAGAAATGAACGACAAGGAACTAAAGCCTATTCTCAAGATGATGAATATGCTTAAAATGGAATGTCCTTTATACATCGTTAATATCAATAAAACCAAATCTGAAGATTTGATCGCTTTTGATGAAAATTGGCAAGGAAAATTAATGCCTAAAAGCGGTACATTCATCAAGATTGCAAAAAAAGAGTATAAATACCTTCTTTTCAATAATGCCCGTTATCCAGGAGTAGAGAAATATCCACATTATGAAGGTTACCCCTTTCCTGTAAAGCTTCGCATTACAAGTCCAGATGAAAAGGCAATGAATGACACGGCAATGATTAGAAAGCTCATTGAGCAAGTGTATCAATTTAGCCGTTTATACTGGAAATCTTTGCGACAGCAAAATGTTCCGGTTACTATCAAATATCCTGAAATGGTGGCTGAAATAGCACCTCATTTTGGCAAGGATATGCCACCTTATGGCAAGGAAAAATTATGGTTTTTATAA
- a CDS encoding helix-turn-helix domain-containing protein, with product MNDLIPLILALSEQIKELKIYIQLIRQSRAEVLKDSWVDNQDVMQMLHISKRTLQTFRSNGTLPYSKVSGKFYYKVSDIEDLFKSNYYNHNFKTDGK from the coding sequence ATGAACGATTTAATCCCATTAATCCTTGCGCTCTCTGAACAAATCAAGGAACTGAAAATATATATCCAACTCATAAGACAATCGAGAGCAGAAGTCTTAAAAGACAGTTGGGTAGATAATCAGGATGTGATGCAAATGCTTCACATTAGTAAGCGAACCCTACAGACCTTTAGGAGCAATGGCACATTGCCTTACAGCAAAGTATCTGGAAAATTCTACTATAAGGTATCTGATATTGAAGATCTGTTTAAAAGCAATTACTATAACCATAATTTCAAGACAGATGGTAAGTAG
- a CDS encoding DUF3987 domain-containing protein has translation MKNFNPLEWLDKPAKQAPPIEPIVQQPVPTAVTNNDIESYISSIEQSGIDITGDYATWRNIGFALASEYGEQGRDMYHRVSRNFSDYDHKECDDQFTKCLSASGHGINIATFYHHAHKAGIKLAKSKNSIPSEKLDEPTIAMMPVIPQAVHDTVPEFLKAVTQPASSPEERDILLLGALTVLSACFPNLYGFYDERKVYANLYLFVTAAASAGKGKLNQLKKLVMPIHKMFREQSKSLKQQHEAEMATYNMNKNKSDNLEKPIKPPERMLFIPANNSTTGVYQLISDNEGRGLMFETEGDTLTQAFKSDYGNYSDGFRKAFHHENISYYRRTDRELVDIEKPCLSTLLSGTPKQIALLVPNAENGLFSRFVFYYMNIKPEWKDVFATHSKVGLEEHYTNLGNQFLGLYKTLKNNPEIRVTLSRKQQQRFNEYFSKMQAKYISLQPMEYIATVRRLGLVAFRMAMIFTALRTMEDGDVNTVKECEDADFENCLKIITVLVQHSSAVFNDLPTEPAKKRRPNKKERFLQGLPKKFDRTKYLEIADANGIPHKTAEGYITKFVKDGIIHRESHGQYLIPDD, from the coding sequence ATGAAGAATTTTAATCCTTTAGAATGGCTGGATAAGCCTGCAAAGCAAGCACCACCCATAGAACCCATCGTTCAGCAACCTGTGCCTACAGCAGTTACAAATAATGATATTGAAAGCTATATTTCGAGCATTGAACAGTCTGGAATAGACATTACAGGCGACTATGCAACCTGGCGAAATATAGGTTTTGCATTGGCATCTGAATACGGCGAGCAAGGCAGAGATATGTACCATCGTGTAAGCCGCAACTTTTCAGATTACGATCACAAGGAATGCGACGACCAATTTACCAAATGCCTTTCAGCATCTGGACACGGTATTAATATTGCAACCTTCTATCATCACGCTCACAAAGCTGGTATTAAGCTTGCAAAAAGCAAGAACAGCATTCCTTCAGAAAAGTTAGATGAACCTACAATTGCGATGATGCCCGTGATACCGCAAGCGGTACACGACACAGTACCTGAATTTCTTAAAGCCGTGACACAGCCTGCAAGCAGTCCAGAAGAACGTGATATTTTATTATTAGGTGCATTGACTGTATTAAGTGCCTGCTTTCCTAATCTTTACGGATTTTATGATGAGCGCAAAGTCTATGCAAACTTGTACCTGTTTGTAACGGCCGCAGCTTCGGCAGGAAAAGGCAAGCTCAACCAACTTAAAAAGTTGGTAATGCCTATTCATAAAATGTTTAGGGAACAGTCGAAATCCTTAAAGCAACAGCACGAAGCGGAAATGGCAACTTATAATATGAACAAAAATAAAAGTGACAATTTGGAAAAGCCTATTAAACCACCTGAAAGGATGCTGTTTATTCCTGCCAACAATAGCACAACAGGAGTATATCAGTTGATTTCAGATAATGAAGGTCGCGGATTAATGTTTGAAACCGAAGGCGATACACTTACTCAAGCATTCAAATCTGATTACGGCAATTATAGCGATGGTTTCCGAAAGGCATTTCATCACGAGAACATCAGTTACTACCGCAGGACAGATCGAGAACTTGTAGACATTGAAAAACCGTGTTTATCAACGCTCTTATCAGGTACGCCCAAGCAGATTGCTTTATTGGTTCCCAATGCAGAAAACGGCTTATTCAGCCGCTTTGTATTCTACTATATGAATATTAAACCTGAATGGAAAGATGTATTTGCAACACATAGTAAGGTAGGTTTAGAAGAGCATTACACAAATTTAGGAAATCAGTTTTTGGGTTTGTACAAGACACTCAAAAACAATCCTGAAATAAGGGTTACGCTTTCGCGGAAGCAGCAACAGCGCTTTAATGAGTATTTCTCAAAAATGCAAGCAAAGTATATCAGCTTACAGCCTATGGAATACATTGCAACCGTACGAAGATTGGGATTGGTGGCATTTAGAATGGCAATGATTTTTACAGCCTTACGTACAATGGAAGATGGCGACGTAAATACGGTAAAGGAATGTGAAGATGCAGATTTTGAGAATTGTTTAAAGATTATTACGGTCTTGGTACAACACAGTAGTGCAGTATTCAATGATTTACCTACTGAACCAGCAAAAAAGCGCAGACCCAATAAAAAGGAACGTTTCTTACAAGGTTTGCCTAAAAAGTTTGACCGCACCAAATATCTCGAAATTGCTGACGCCAACGGCATTCCGCACAAGACGGCAGAAGGTTATATAACCAAGTTTGTAAAAGATGGTATCATACATCGTGAGAGCCACGGTCAATATCTAATTCCTGACGATTAG